From Streptomyces sp. NBC_01754, a single genomic window includes:
- a CDS encoding SUKH-4 family immunity protein → MVTFAQAQERADEWVNGDVPAYQHREVRVREFELGFVVWAEDRADGPVSDGGRQRLVIARDSGEATLWPGLPVGEVIRRYEEEYGGSDAVPAAPEPPQRIDLNQTSFLLSPPEWLQEAADKLGIPDRRAEAGPESDVPAPAGPSAAAAAVAAVPAQGSGPESADAGAEPADARPAGADASERPAAGGVSTGGTPWAGTDTNTDAGSGEGEVALPETVFAPPLSGSDDDGTPPPSVPAEAATALMSGGSQLPRTAVVPGLDPQAGPGTPAPGVPAVPGAPAPPGPPAAPGSVAGDIADAATSKAAVPPRGPRGAGPSAPPPPGVPGAAVPPPGAPGTPAGSYVPTQLVPQQGPSGAPGAPTPPGPPAAPGSTPPPGPPVPPGSTPPPGPPPPPGATPPPGGGVHHAETMLATPGRPGPGVPQPPGPPGPPGAPGGPHTPPPPAYGYPQQPAGQPTVGPGYQAVLRFRAPDGSEQQLIRRSAPGTPHPEWQMLHELRAMNVPPQQVIELHTELESCELPGAYCARMIREMWPQVRITSVAPYGTDHASRQQGMRALLTHQGELHQVADGPARPAPVRAPLPQVPPAPPLPPEALAEETLAAFGPQGVLRFDQRAVSRQGVPETVARTLVWAGLPADFGPFFWAQPGQPVVPTLGELAAQRQVRPAPDAGSYLVMGSDFGRAICVQYGTADIVAVPVEAGPGGQSVPPQFVNSGLPEFVRSMALLGRMWRLRYGLNPEQAGRWTVDFQAQLAALDPAALASPESWWSVLLEQMWDGLL, encoded by the coding sequence ATGGTGACGTTCGCGCAGGCGCAGGAGCGGGCGGACGAGTGGGTCAACGGTGACGTGCCGGCCTACCAGCACCGTGAGGTGCGGGTCCGTGAGTTCGAACTGGGTTTCGTGGTGTGGGCCGAGGACCGGGCGGACGGCCCGGTGTCGGACGGTGGCCGCCAGCGGTTGGTGATCGCCCGGGACAGCGGTGAGGCCACGTTGTGGCCGGGGCTGCCCGTGGGCGAGGTGATCCGGCGGTACGAGGAGGAGTACGGGGGCTCCGACGCGGTTCCGGCCGCTCCGGAGCCGCCGCAGCGTATCGATCTGAACCAGACGTCGTTCCTGCTGAGCCCGCCGGAGTGGCTCCAGGAGGCGGCGGACAAGCTGGGGATCCCGGACCGGCGTGCGGAGGCGGGGCCGGAGTCGGACGTGCCGGCTCCCGCCGGGCCGTCGGCTGCTGCCGCTGCCGTTGCAGCGGTTCCGGCTCAGGGTTCCGGTCCGGAGTCCGCCGATGCCGGTGCCGAGCCCGCCGACGCGCGGCCCGCCGGTGCGGACGCGTCGGAGCGGCCGGCGGCCGGCGGCGTGTCGACGGGGGGGACCCCCTGGGCGGGTACGGACACGAATACGGACGCGGGGTCGGGCGAGGGCGAGGTGGCGCTGCCGGAGACGGTGTTCGCGCCGCCGCTGTCCGGGTCGGACGACGACGGGACGCCGCCTCCCAGCGTGCCGGCGGAGGCGGCCACCGCGCTGATGTCGGGCGGGAGCCAGCTGCCCAGGACGGCGGTCGTCCCGGGGCTCGACCCCCAGGCCGGCCCGGGCACTCCGGCTCCCGGGGTGCCCGCCGTCCCGGGTGCTCCGGCGCCCCCCGGGCCACCCGCGGCTCCGGGTTCCGTGGCCGGTGACATCGCTGACGCGGCCACCAGCAAGGCGGCCGTGCCGCCGCGTGGTCCGCGGGGCGCGGGCCCCTCGGCTCCGCCGCCCCCCGGAGTGCCGGGAGCCGCTGTGCCGCCCCCGGGTGCGCCGGGGACCCCGGCGGGGAGCTACGTACCGACTCAACTGGTCCCGCAGCAGGGGCCGTCCGGGGCTCCCGGCGCGCCCACGCCGCCCGGTCCTCCGGCAGCGCCCGGATCGACGCCGCCGCCAGGCCCGCCGGTACCGCCCGGATCGACGCCGCCCCCCGGGCCTCCGCCGCCTCCCGGGGCCACGCCGCCCCCCGGTGGCGGGGTGCACCACGCCGAGACGATGCTGGCGACCCCGGGGCGGCCGGGCCCGGGGGTGCCGCAGCCCCCGGGTCCCCCGGGGCCTCCCGGGGCACCGGGCGGTCCGCACACCCCGCCGCCTCCGGCGTACGGCTATCCGCAGCAGCCGGCCGGGCAGCCGACGGTCGGCCCCGGCTACCAGGCGGTGCTGAGGTTCCGGGCGCCCGACGGCAGCGAGCAGCAGCTGATCCGCCGCTCCGCGCCGGGCACCCCGCACCCGGAGTGGCAGATGCTGCACGAGCTGCGGGCGATGAACGTGCCGCCGCAGCAGGTAATCGAGCTGCACACGGAGCTGGAGTCGTGTGAGCTGCCGGGCGCCTACTGCGCGCGGATGATCCGGGAGATGTGGCCGCAGGTCCGGATCACGAGCGTCGCTCCGTACGGCACCGACCACGCGAGCCGGCAGCAGGGCATGCGGGCGCTGCTGACGCATCAGGGTGAGCTGCATCAGGTGGCCGACGGTCCGGCGCGGCCGGCGCCGGTGCGGGCGCCGCTGCCCCAGGTCCCGCCCGCGCCGCCGTTGCCGCCGGAGGCCCTGGCGGAGGAGACGCTGGCGGCGTTCGGCCCGCAGGGTGTGCTCCGCTTCGACCAGCGGGCGGTCTCCCGTCAGGGTGTGCCGGAGACGGTGGCGCGGACTCTGGTGTGGGCGGGGCTGCCTGCCGATTTCGGGCCGTTCTTCTGGGCGCAGCCGGGGCAGCCGGTGGTGCCGACCCTGGGTGAGCTGGCCGCGCAGCGCCAGGTGCGGCCGGCGCCCGACGCGGGTTCGTATCTCGTGATGGGGTCCGACTTCGGCCGGGCGATCTGTGTGCAGTACGGCACGGCGGACATCGTGGCGGTGCCGGTCGAGGCGGGTCCCGGTGGACAGTCGGTGCCGCCCCAGTTCGTGAACAGCGGGCTGCCGGAGTTCGTGCGCTCGATGGCGTTGCTGGGCCGGATGTGGCGGCTGCGGTACGGGCTGAATCCGGAGCAGGCGGGCCGTTGGACCGTCGATTTCCAGGCGCAGTTGGCGGCGCTGGATCCGGCGGCGCTGGCGTCGCCGGAGAGCTGGTGGTCGGTGCTGCTGGAGCAGATGTGGGACGGGCTGTTGTGA
- a CDS encoding SMI1/KNR4 family protein, giving the protein MTTGRLGQQAAPPNAAYAGQVVHFPDPVRASRHPRGVRVDEDGRPDFSPYARAVAEIAEPPPGFGIDELRLTDMVSANAAMAASGHELWDTVAAVATPHGWTWHHVPGSRRMELIPVEVKALLRHHGGLATASVDQGRRGTRPLQETRPAHFGLPKGAVAVGEQQILGVEEDLGYRLPGAYRSFLKAAGGCAPVGVALDAELGVLVDQPFFTVREEAAVNDLVYVNKCLRDHFTKDYLGVGFVQGGIIAVKVRGGDVGSVWFCAYDDARDQDGWNVQERVERLLLPCGADFDAFLQRLAGSPPELETVANLMVDGGFARAVPVEG; this is encoded by the coding sequence ATGACGACAGGTCGGCTCGGGCAGCAAGCCGCGCCACCGAACGCGGCCTACGCCGGGCAGGTCGTGCACTTTCCGGACCCGGTCCGGGCGTCGCGTCACCCCAGAGGTGTGCGCGTGGACGAGGACGGCCGTCCGGACTTCTCTCCGTACGCGCGCGCGGTCGCGGAGATCGCGGAGCCGCCCCCGGGGTTCGGCATCGACGAACTGCGGCTGACGGACATGGTCTCGGCGAACGCGGCGATGGCGGCGAGCGGCCACGAGCTGTGGGACACCGTCGCGGCGGTGGCGACTCCGCACGGCTGGACGTGGCACCACGTGCCGGGCAGCCGCCGGATGGAGCTGATCCCCGTCGAGGTGAAGGCGCTGCTGCGCCATCACGGTGGTCTGGCGACGGCGTCGGTGGACCAGGGCCGGCGGGGTACGCGTCCGCTCCAGGAGACCAGACCGGCTCACTTCGGGCTGCCGAAGGGCGCTGTCGCCGTGGGTGAGCAGCAGATCCTCGGGGTCGAGGAGGATCTGGGCTACCGGCTTCCGGGTGCCTACCGTTCGTTCCTGAAGGCGGCCGGTGGCTGTGCCCCGGTGGGGGTGGCGCTGGACGCGGAGCTGGGCGTGCTGGTCGACCAGCCGTTCTTCACGGTGCGCGAGGAGGCCGCCGTGAACGACCTGGTGTACGTCAACAAGTGTCTGCGTGACCACTTCACCAAGGACTATCTGGGCGTCGGTTTCGTCCAGGGCGGGATCATCGCCGTGAAGGTGCGGGGCGGTGACGTGGGCTCGGTGTGGTTCTGCGCGTACGACGACGCCCGGGACCAGGACGGCTGGAACGTGCAGGAGCGGGTCGAGCGGCTCCTGCTGCCGTGCGGTGCGGACTTCGACGCCTTCCTCCAGCGGCTGGCGGGCAGTCCGCCGGAGCTGGAGACGGTGGCGAACCTGATGGTGGACGGTGGCTTCGCGCGGGCCGTCCCGGTGGAGGGGTGA
- a CDS encoding NCS2 family permease, which translates to MHPSKTGPADAPPTRSDSAVDRFFRISERGSTYGREIRGGFATFFTMAYILVLNPIILGSTKDKFGEQLDTVQLVTATALVAAMMTLIMGVGGNLPLALAAGLGINAVVAFQVAPLMSWEDAMGLIVLEGLLICVLVMTGLREAIMYAIPQALKQAISVGIGLFIAFIGFVDAGFVTRIPDAANSTVPVQLGTGTLTGWPMLVFCLGVLVTVVLLARKVKGAILISIVLMTLASIAINEFADVESWGLTAPALPDQPVAAPDFGLLGKFDLFGSFGQISVLTVVLLIFTLILSDFFDTMGTVVGVTAEAGLLDERGQVPGLGRVLLIDGAAAVAGGAASSSSATTYIESAAGVGEGARTGFANLVTGGLFALALFFTPVLTIVPMQAASPALVVVGFLMMTQVKHIDWDRYDLAVPSFLTIVVMPFTYSITNGIGAGFISYVVIKTFLGKAREVHWLLWTTATLFLVYFAIDPLEQILGLK; encoded by the coding sequence ATGCACCCCAGTAAGACCGGTCCGGCCGACGCTCCCCCCACCAGATCGGACAGCGCCGTCGACCGGTTCTTCCGCATCAGCGAGCGCGGATCGACCTACGGCCGGGAGATACGCGGCGGATTCGCCACCTTCTTCACCATGGCCTACATCCTCGTGCTCAACCCGATCATCCTCGGCAGCACCAAGGACAAGTTCGGCGAGCAGCTGGACACCGTGCAGCTGGTCACCGCCACGGCTCTGGTGGCCGCGATGATGACCCTGATCATGGGTGTCGGCGGCAACCTGCCGCTCGCCCTGGCCGCGGGTCTGGGTATCAACGCCGTCGTCGCCTTCCAGGTCGCCCCGCTGATGAGCTGGGAAGACGCGATGGGCCTGATCGTCCTCGAAGGGCTCCTGATCTGCGTACTGGTGATGACGGGCCTACGCGAGGCCATCATGTACGCCATTCCCCAAGCCCTCAAGCAGGCGATCAGTGTCGGTATCGGCCTGTTCATCGCGTTCATCGGCTTCGTCGACGCCGGGTTCGTCACCCGCATCCCGGACGCCGCGAACTCCACCGTGCCCGTTCAGCTCGGTACCGGTACGCTCACCGGCTGGCCCATGCTCGTGTTCTGCCTCGGTGTGCTCGTGACGGTCGTCCTGCTCGCCCGCAAGGTCAAGGGCGCCATCCTCATCAGCATCGTCCTGATGACCCTGGCCTCCATCGCCATCAACGAGTTCGCCGACGTGGAGTCCTGGGGCCTGACCGCTCCGGCCCTGCCCGACCAGCCCGTCGCGGCCCCCGACTTCGGCCTGCTGGGCAAGTTCGACCTCTTCGGCTCGTTCGGGCAGATCAGCGTCCTGACCGTCGTTCTGCTGATCTTCACCCTCATCCTTTCGGACTTCTTCGACACCATGGGCACCGTCGTGGGTGTCACCGCCGAAGCCGGGCTCCTCGACGAACGCGGTCAGGTCCCCGGCCTGGGACGCGTCCTGCTCATCGACGGCGCGGCCGCCGTCGCCGGCGGCGCCGCCTCCTCCTCGTCCGCCACCACCTACATCGAGTCCGCCGCCGGTGTCGGCGAGGGCGCCCGTACCGGCTTCGCCAACCTCGTCACCGGTGGCCTCTTCGCCCTCGCCCTCTTCTTCACCCCCGTCCTGACCATCGTGCCCATGCAGGCCGCGTCCCCCGCGCTCGTCGTGGTCGGATTCCTGATGATGACGCAGGTCAAGCACATCGACTGGGACCGCTACGACCTCGCCGTCCCCTCCTTCCTCACCATCGTCGTCATGCCGTTCACCTACTCCATCACCAACGGCATCGGCGCCGGCTTCATCTCCTACGTCGTCATCAAGACGTTCCTGGGCAAGGCCCGCGAAGTGCACTGGCTCCTCTGGACCACCGCCACGCTCTTCCTCGTCTACTTCGCCATCGACCCGCTGGAGCAGATCCTCGGGCTCAAGTAG
- a CDS encoding cellulose-binding protein has translation MSGGPVSAYDFVGVRGRGYRPEQVDRVVAGLSGERDEALERLARLTVLAEELAAESARLREVVASLAPQTYASLGERAQRILALATAEAEAARGAAAEEAQALWDAADAAGREAEEAARAGARSERVAADEAAEALLGAARETAGTLVREALEDAGRVREEAESEMAETRRRTADVLAHQEQEHTERGKAADEEFAAAEAVVAAREAELAGRGEELLARARRELSEAEEAARHGQEDAEARAAGLLSEARVAEERVGRETDRVLREHEEAGEEVRAHMAHVRTALAALTGRALVGREPAGD, from the coding sequence ATGAGTGGTGGACCTGTGTCCGCGTACGACTTCGTCGGTGTGCGGGGGCGTGGTTACCGTCCGGAGCAGGTGGACCGCGTCGTCGCCGGGCTGTCGGGTGAGCGGGACGAGGCGCTGGAGCGGCTGGCCCGGCTGACGGTCCTGGCCGAGGAGCTGGCGGCGGAGTCGGCGCGGCTGCGTGAGGTGGTGGCGTCGCTGGCACCGCAGACGTACGCCTCGCTGGGGGAGCGCGCCCAGCGGATCCTCGCGCTGGCGACGGCGGAGGCCGAGGCGGCCCGGGGCGCGGCGGCGGAGGAGGCGCAGGCGCTGTGGGACGCGGCGGACGCTGCGGGCCGGGAGGCTGAGGAGGCGGCGCGCGCGGGGGCCCGTTCGGAGCGGGTGGCCGCCGACGAGGCGGCCGAGGCGCTGCTGGGCGCGGCACGGGAGACGGCCGGGACGCTGGTGCGGGAGGCCCTGGAGGACGCCGGACGGGTCCGCGAGGAGGCGGAGTCGGAGATGGCGGAGACCCGTCGTCGTACGGCGGATGTGCTGGCGCACCAGGAGCAGGAGCACACGGAACGGGGCAAGGCCGCCGACGAGGAGTTCGCGGCGGCCGAGGCCGTGGTGGCGGCGCGGGAGGCGGAGCTGGCGGGCCGGGGCGAGGAACTGCTCGCGCGGGCGCGGCGGGAACTCTCGGAGGCGGAGGAGGCCGCCCGGCACGGTCAGGAGGACGCGGAGGCGCGGGCGGCGGGTCTGCTGTCCGAGGCGCGGGTGGCCGAGGAGCGGGTGGGCCGGGAGACCGACCGGGTGCTGCGGGAGCACGAGGAGGCCGGCGAGGAGGTGCGCGCGCACATGGCGCACGTGCGGACGGCCCTGGCGGCGCTCACGGGACGCGCGCTGGTGGGCCGGGAACCGGCGGGGGACTGA
- a CDS encoding helix-turn-helix domain-containing protein, with translation MHSPLPFDARAARALREKLGMAHGHVAYGMQASFGMAHVTPGHIAAWERGTALPSAGELAALAGCLWCDPSDLMGRPGTLREHRIARGVPPEDVARGTGLSLDAYHRMEETGEWTGDKRQSAKLGSILRLSPRDFVAVTGLEDELARLLEEAVSTRWQAHARAIARLVSMDRRDLHEPLEAMYHEYQALMAATLSRAGGATASGEDGRRYLDDIVHHFWSRLPESG, from the coding sequence GTGCACTCACCACTCCCCTTCGACGCGCGCGCCGCCCGCGCCCTGCGCGAAAAGCTCGGGATGGCTCATGGTCACGTCGCTTACGGCATGCAGGCGTCCTTCGGTATGGCTCACGTCACCCCCGGCCACATCGCCGCGTGGGAACGTGGCACCGCTCTGCCGAGCGCGGGTGAACTCGCCGCGCTGGCAGGCTGTTTGTGGTGTGACCCGAGTGATCTCATGGGCCGTCCGGGCACCTTGCGCGAGCATCGCATCGCGCGTGGCGTCCCACCGGAGGACGTCGCGCGCGGTACCGGCCTGAGCCTCGACGCCTACCACCGCATGGAGGAAACGGGTGAATGGACCGGCGACAAACGGCAGTCCGCGAAACTCGGCAGTATCCTCCGGCTCTCTCCGCGCGACTTCGTCGCCGTCACCGGGCTGGAGGACGAACTGGCCCGCCTCCTCGAAGAGGCCGTCTCCACCCGCTGGCAGGCGCACGCCCGTGCCATAGCGCGACTCGTCTCGATGGACCGGCGCGATCTGCACGAGCCCCTGGAGGCCATGTACCACGAGTACCAGGCCCTCATGGCCGCCACCCTTAGCAGAGCCGGCGGCGCCACCGCCTCGGGCGAGGACGGGCGGCGCTACCTCGACGACATAGTCCACCACTTCTGGTCCCGGCTGCCGGAGAGCGGCTGA
- a CDS encoding MFS transporter: MGKGSAVGSASGTEDAEPAGSTTGATSPPGDVTVPGPRVRPEGRGAVGAGSPPEADAPRPRSPSEAGGAPTPVDAPIPGGPSGSSPVTGTGGTSAGERARAARARRPVAAALMLGMGLAAVDGTIVATAVPQIVGDLGGFAVFSWLFSGYLLAVTVTLPVYGRLSDTFGRKPVLIAGIILFLAGSLLCATAWNMAALIAFRVVQGLGGGALQGTVQTIAADLYPLKERPKIQAKLSTVWATSAVAGPALGGLLAAYAHWRWIFLINLPVGAVALWLVARHLHEPARARPATRPRTDWAGALAVFATGALLLTALVQGGVAWPWLSAPSLALLGASTALAALTVVIERRAAEPVIPGWVWRRRTISSVNLALGAMGLLMVAPTVFLPTYAQSVLGLGPIAAGFVLSVMTLSWPVAAALSDRVYNRIGFRRTAITGMSGALLVLLAFPMLPFPGAAWQPALLMLLLGAALGLFQLPLIVGVQSTVGWAERGTTTASVLFCRQVGQSLGAALFGAIANATLASRLADAPMPGLPGELDGVSRALEDPAALPAATADYLRRAVDAATDHVFTGAAAAAVLALLVLVFVAPRRFPVLAEHEGAPSVRGD, encoded by the coding sequence ATGGGGAAAGGAAGTGCGGTGGGCAGCGCGAGCGGCACGGAGGACGCGGAGCCGGCGGGCTCCACGACGGGAGCCACGAGCCCACCGGGTGACGTGACGGTGCCGGGCCCCCGGGTCCGGCCGGAGGGGAGGGGCGCGGTGGGGGCCGGCAGCCCACCGGAGGCTGACGCGCCACGTCCTCGGAGCCCGTCGGAAGCCGGAGGTGCTCCAACGCCCGTGGACGCGCCGATACCTGGTGGTCCATCGGGCTCCAGCCCCGTCACCGGCACCGGGGGCACGTCCGCCGGGGAGCGGGCGCGTGCCGCCCGCGCCCGCCGGCCCGTCGCGGCGGCACTCATGCTCGGCATGGGCCTCGCGGCCGTCGACGGCACCATCGTCGCCACGGCCGTCCCGCAGATCGTCGGGGATCTCGGCGGATTCGCCGTGTTCTCCTGGCTGTTCTCCGGCTACCTCCTCGCCGTGACCGTCACCCTGCCCGTGTACGGGAGGCTGTCCGACACCTTCGGCCGCAAGCCGGTCCTGATCGCCGGCATCATCCTCTTCCTGGCCGGCTCCCTGCTCTGCGCCACGGCCTGGAACATGGCCGCCCTGATCGCCTTCCGGGTCGTCCAGGGGCTCGGCGGCGGTGCGCTCCAGGGCACCGTGCAGACCATCGCCGCCGACCTGTACCCCCTGAAGGAACGCCCGAAGATCCAGGCCAAGCTGTCCACCGTCTGGGCGACCTCCGCCGTGGCGGGCCCGGCGCTCGGCGGGCTGCTCGCCGCGTACGCCCACTGGCGCTGGATCTTCCTGATCAACCTGCCCGTCGGGGCCGTCGCCCTGTGGCTGGTGGCCCGCCACCTCCACGAGCCGGCCCGCGCCCGCCCCGCCACCCGGCCCCGTACCGACTGGGCGGGCGCCCTCGCCGTCTTCGCCACCGGCGCCCTCCTGCTGACCGCGCTCGTCCAGGGCGGGGTCGCCTGGCCCTGGCTCTCCGCCCCCTCGCTGGCCCTGCTCGGGGCGAGCACGGCGCTGGCCGCCCTGACCGTCGTCATCGAACGGCGCGCCGCCGAACCCGTCATCCCCGGCTGGGTGTGGCGGCGCCGCACCATCTCCTCGGTCAACCTCGCCCTCGGAGCGATGGGCCTGCTGATGGTCGCGCCCACCGTCTTCCTGCCGACCTACGCCCAGTCGGTACTCGGACTCGGCCCGATCGCCGCAGGGTTCGTCCTGTCCGTCATGACGCTCAGCTGGCCCGTCGCGGCCGCGCTCTCCGACCGGGTCTACAACCGCATCGGGTTCCGGCGCACCGCGATCACCGGCATGAGCGGCGCCCTCCTCGTCCTGCTCGCCTTCCCGATGCTGCCCTTCCCCGGGGCCGCCTGGCAGCCCGCCCTGCTGATGCTGCTGCTCGGCGCGGCCCTCGGCCTCTTCCAACTGCCCCTGATCGTCGGTGTCCAGTCGACCGTCGGCTGGGCCGAGCGGGGCACGACGACGGCCTCCGTACTGTTCTGCCGGCAGGTCGGTCAGAGCCTCGGCGCGGCCCTCTTCGGAGCGATCGCCAACGCGACCCTCGCCTCGCGACTGGCCGACGCCCCGATGCCGGGCCTGCCCGGCGAACTCGACGGCGTCTCCCGCGCCCTGGAGGACCCCGCCGCCCTCCCGGCCGCCACGGCCGACTACCTGCGCCGCGCCGTCGACGCCGCCACGGACCACGTGTTCACCGGGGCAGCGGCGGCGGCGGTCCTGGCCCTGCTGGTCCTGGTGTTCGTCGCCCCGCGCCGCTTCCCGGTGCTCGCCGAACACGAGGGCGCCCCGTCGGTGCGCGGGGACTGA
- a CDS encoding YwqJ-related putative deaminase, whose amino-acid sequence MHPAQTVTPGDPRLSWNEPSRTPQLHHRRDGILPAVAAALSVRGETLTCTAGKGDRPPALHPLVQDFLDTLTSNQRERFTGRCPEAILLSRQLTAADSGRSKRARRKPLTNGEARRALKHARITARHIREDGDPLHGGYAAPCRSCTVMLAHFGVRPVDLTTGAATTTEKG is encoded by the coding sequence ATGCATCCTGCACAAACAGTCACACCCGGAGATCCGAGACTGAGCTGGAACGAGCCCAGCCGCACACCCCAGCTCCACCACCGACGCGACGGCATCCTGCCCGCCGTGGCCGCAGCCCTGTCCGTACGCGGCGAGACACTCACCTGCACCGCGGGCAAGGGCGACCGGCCACCGGCCCTGCACCCCCTCGTCCAGGACTTCCTCGACACCCTCACCAGCAACCAGCGTGAACGCTTCACCGGGCGCTGCCCCGAAGCCATACTGCTCTCCCGCCAGCTCACCGCCGCCGACAGCGGCCGCTCCAAGCGGGCCCGGCGCAAGCCCCTCACCAACGGCGAGGCCCGCCGCGCCCTCAAACACGCCCGGATCACCGCCCGCCACATCCGCGAGGACGGCGACCCGCTCCACGGCGGCTACGCGGCCCCCTGCCGCTCCTGCACCGTGATGCTCGCCCACTTCGGGGTACGCCCCGTCGACCTCACCACCGGCGCGGCGACCACGACCGAGAAGGGCTGA
- a CDS encoding SUKH-3 domain-containing protein, translated as MRERTGLPAQQDHAPSARFPGPVEAALREADWQPGRWDIRQAEEWADALRSHTSPAGHRHAVFPAAVEAWAEFGGLRVAASAPGRQIAPSTLLVDPLRGLHLARTLGDLGRALETEVAPLGEEGDGQAVLAIDSEGRVYSIDHTGDWYLGSDIDRALTTLVSGIQPTRLSQTT; from the coding sequence ATGCGCGAACGCACCGGCCTCCCCGCCCAGCAGGACCACGCCCCCTCCGCCCGCTTCCCCGGCCCCGTCGAGGCGGCCCTGCGTGAGGCCGACTGGCAACCAGGACGCTGGGACATCCGGCAGGCCGAGGAATGGGCCGACGCCCTGCGCTCCCACACCTCACCCGCCGGACACCGGCACGCCGTCTTCCCGGCCGCCGTCGAAGCCTGGGCCGAATTCGGCGGACTGCGCGTCGCCGCCTCCGCGCCCGGCCGGCAGATCGCCCCCTCCACCCTCCTCGTCGACCCCCTGCGGGGACTCCACCTCGCCCGTACGCTCGGCGACCTCGGCCGCGCCCTGGAGACCGAGGTGGCGCCGCTCGGTGAGGAGGGGGACGGCCAGGCCGTACTCGCCATCGACAGCGAAGGACGGGTCTACTCCATCGACCACACCGGCGACTGGTACCTCGGCTCCGACATCGACCGGGCCCTGACCACCCTCGTCTCCGGGATCCAGCCCACCCGGCTCAGCCAGACCACCTGA